Proteins from one Impatiens glandulifera chromosome 2, dImpGla2.1, whole genome shotgun sequence genomic window:
- the LOC124925637 gene encoding pentatricopeptide repeat-containing protein At3g06920-like, with product MKVLLRLLIQWKGKKVSSRHVSSISRSHHEGLQYMDNPEQGVDRVCQIIEGGPWGASIESALSLPHAEMVIQVLSRLNDINTAVNYFRWAERMTDQPHSPEAYNSLIMVMERTKQLDHLEQILEEMSIAGFGPSNSTCLDFVVSSVNSQRVQDAYDFILTMRKFKFRPAFSAYTTLISALSKPDQLLTLFNQMQELGYEVSIYLFTTLIRVLSKEGRVDDALSMLDALKSNSIESDIVLYNVCINCFGKAGKVDMAWKFFHELRAHGLMPDDITYTSLIVVLCKANRVQEASELFEQMEANRNVPCAYAYNTMIMGFGSAGMFEEAYNLLERQRLKGSIPSVIAYNGILTCLGKKGKVNEAMKIFDEMKKDAKPNLTTYNIIMDVLCRAGKIEAAFEIRDTMKEVDLFPNIWTVNIMIDRLCKARKLDEACSIFEGLDHKVCTPNELTFCSLIDGLGRSGRVDDAYGLYKHMLNSGRIPDAIVFTSLIRNFFMSGRKDEGHQVYKEMVEMGASPDLPLLNTYMDCVFKAGETDKGRKLFDEIKTWGFTPSVRSYSILIHGLTKSGFARETYKFFYAMQEQGCVLDTLAYNTVIDGFCKSGKMDKAYELLEEMKVKGHPPTVFTYGSVINGLAKIDRLDEAYMLFEEAKSNGLDVNLVVYSCLIDGFGKVGRIDEAYLIMEELMQKGLTPNVYTWNCLLNGLVKAEEINEALVCFNSMKELKCTPNVVTYGILIYGLCRVQKFNKAFVFWQEMRKKGFEPNLITYTSMISGLAKAGNIVEAKGLFQRFTANGGKPDAACYNTMIEGLSMANWAMEGFSLFEETRKKGCNIYTKTCFVLLDALHRAECLEEAAVVGAVLRETTNAKHAVRSL from the exons ATGAAGGTTCTTTTAAGACTTTTGATTCAGTGGAAAG GAAAGAAGGTTTCATCAAGACATGTATCTTCTATCAGTAGAAGTCATCATGAAGGCCTTCAATATATGGATAACCCGGAACAAGGGGTTGATAGAGTTTGCCAAATTATAGAGGGCGGTCCATGGGGGGCTTCAATAGAAAGTGCTTTGTCATTGCCTCATGCTGAAATGGTAATCCAAGTTCTAAGCAGACTCAATGACATTAACACAGCAGTGAACTACTTCCGATGGGCTGAGAGAATGACTGACCAACCCCATTCTCCAGAAGCATATAACTCACTCATAATGGTCATGGAAAGAACCAAACAGTTAGATCATCTAGAGCAGATTCTTGAAGAAATGAGCATTGCTGGATTCGGTCCATCTAACAGTACATGTCTCGACTTTGTCGTTAGCTCTGTCAACTCCCAAAGAGTGCAAGATGCATACGATTTTATCCTGACCATGAGGAAGTTCAAATTTCGGCCTGCATTTTCAGCTTATACAACTCTTATTAGTGCTTTATCCAAACCTGACCAATTGTTGACACTTTTTAACCAGATGCAGGAGTTAGGTTATGAAGTAAGTATTTATTTGTTCACTACTCTCATTCGCGTTTTATCCAAGGAAGGTCGGGTCGATGATGCTTTATCTATGCTAGATGCACTCAAAAGCAACTCAATTGAGTCTGATATTGTCCTTTATAATGTCTGCATAAATTGCTTTGGGAAAGCAGGTAAGGTTGATATGGCTTGGAAGTTCTTTCATGAGTTGAGAGCACATGGTCTTATGCCCGACGACATCACATACACTAGCTTGATAGTTGTCCTTTGCAAAGCTAATAGGGTTCAAGAAGCTTCTGAGCTATTTGAGCAGATGGAAGCCAACCGAAATGTCCCATGTGCATATGCTTATAACACAATGATCATGGGTTTTGGTTCAGCTGGGATGTTTGAGGAAGCATACAACTTACTGGAAAGGCAACGTCTAAAAGGTAGTATACCTAGTGTGATTGCGTATAATGGTATTCTCACATGTCTTGGGAAGAAGGGTAAAGTCAATGAAGCTATGAAGATCTTTGACGAAATGAAGAAAGACGCAAAACCAAATCTCACTACTTATAATATCATCATGGACGTACTTTGCAGGGCGGGCAAAATCGAGGCTGCTTTTGAAATCCGAGATACTATGAAAGAAGTTGACTTGTTTCCAAATATTTGGACAGTAAATATAATGATTGATAGACTGTGTAAGGCTCGGAAGCTGGATGAAGCATGTTCTATATTTGAAGGGTTGGATCACAAAGTTTGTACACCGAATGAATTAACCTTTTGTTCGCTCATCGATGGTTTGGGCCGAAGTGGAAGAGTAGACGATGCTTATGGGCTTTACAAGCATATGTTAAATTCAGGTAGGATTCCTGATGCCATAGTTTTTACTTCTCTTATTAGGAACTTCTTTATGTCTGGAAGGAAAGACGAGGGTCACCAAGTATACAAAGAAATGGTGGAAATGGGAGCTTCTCCCGACCTTCCCCTACTTAACACATACATGGATTGTGTTTTCAAAGCAGGTGAAACCGACAAAGGAAGGaaattgtttgatgaaattaaAACATGGGGTTTTACTCCAAGTGTTCGTAGTTATTCTATATTAATCCATGGTCTCACAAAATCTGGTTTTGCACGTGAAACCTATAAGTTTTTCTATGCCATGCAAGAACAGGGATGTGTCTTAGACACGCTTGCTTACAACACTGTTATCGATGGATTCTGCAAGTCGGGTAAAATGGACAAGGCCTATGAGCTTTTGGAGGAAATGAAAGTAAAGGGTCACCCACCAACCGTTTTTACCTACGGTTCTGTTATTAATGGGTTAGCGAAGATTGATCGCCTAGACGAAGCTTACATGCTTTTTGAAGAGGCAAAATCCAACGGCCTAGATGTAAATCTAGTTGTGTATAGTTGTCTTATTGATGGGTTTGGGAAAGTGGGTAGAATCGACGAGGCTTATCTTATCATGGAAGAGTTGATGCAGAAGGGTTTGACCCCAAACGTTTACACATGGAATTGTCTTCTCAATGGGCTTGTAAAGGCGGAGGAAATAAATGAAGCACTTGTTTGCTTTAATTCAATGAAAGAGTTGAAATGTACTCCAAATGTTGTGACCTATGGAATTCTCATATACGGTCTTTGCAGGGTTCAGAAATTCAATAAAGCGTTTGTATTTTGGCAAGAAATGCGTAAAAAAGGGTTTGAACCGAATCTGATTACTTACACTAGTATGATCTCAGGGCTGGCGAAAGCCGGAAATATAGTAGAGGCAAAGGGACTCTTTCAAAGGTTCACTGCCAATGGTGGGAAACCTGATGCAGCCTGTTATAATACCATGATTGAGGGGTTAAGTATGGCGAACTGGGCCATGGAAGGGTTTTCTCTGTTTGAGGAAACTAGGAAAAAAGGGTGTAATATATATACGAAGACATGTTTTGTTCTTCTAGATGCTTTACACAGGGCTGAGTGTCTTGAGGAGGCTGCTGTTGTTGGTGCTGTTTTGAGGGAAACAACAAATGCTAAGCATGCTGTAAGATCCTTGTAA
- the LOC124927201 gene encoding proteasome assembly chaperone 4, with amino-acid sequence MSILPENFDHSNNIHPIEFLTPGMKQLEVSPSSTSIESSNTSSNADGVQVTCFSEVIDGVSLHFQIIFLHKQIFAWVGCSSAKLGHLYAAAPTRPNNTVSMTSIIGGASDNTGSGIARRLVLKTGMNIILACNLPKNSPMLEASAEKLLKQKIMELGYTQNKSKVLVA; translated from the exons ATGTCAATCTTACCTGAAAATTTTGATCATAG CAATAACATTCATCCTATTGAATTCCTTACCCCTGGCATGAAACAATTGGAAGTTTCTCCTTCCTCTACTTCAATAGAAAGCTCAAACACAAGTAGCAATGCTGATGGTGTGCAGGTTACGTGTTTCAGTGAGGTCATTGATGGAGTCTCCCTTCATTTTCAGATCATTTTTCTGCATAAACAG ATTTTTGCATGGGTTGGTTGCAGTTCTGCTAAACTTGGCCATTTATATGCAGCAGCACCCACTCGACCT AACAATACAGTAAGTATGACTAGCATTATTGGAGGAGCTTCTGATAATACAGGATCTGGGATTGCTCGCAGATTAG TTTTGAAGACTGGTATGAACATAATATTAGCTTGTAATCTTCCGAAGAACAGCCCAATGCTTGAG GCCAGCGCAGAGAAGCTGCTTAAACAGAAGATCATGGAATTGGGGTATACCCAAAACAAATCTAAAGTATTAGTAGCTTAA
- the LOC124926352 gene encoding UDP-xylose transporter 1, with product MGEMTGFQLGVIGALFLSVASSVSIVICNKALMTNLAFPFATTLTSWHLMVTYCTLHVAHRLKFFDNKPIDMKTVVLFGVLNGISIGFLNLSLGFNSIGFYQMTKLAIIPFTVLLETIFFKKQFSQKIKLSLFLLLVGVAIASVTDLQLNFVGTVLSLLAIATTCVGQILTNTIQKRLNVSSTQLLYQSAPFQAAILFVSGPPVDKFLTNQNVFAYTYSPIVLGFIIMSCLIAVSVNFSTFLVIGKTSPVTYQVLGHLKTCLVLGFGYTLLHDPFTSRNIVGILIAVLGMVLYSYFCTQDNQKIKKQLPDLSPPNNQNKVDKEDEPFLVGGGQDQESHEVKKLQTKDSLV from the exons atgggaGAAATGACAGGATTCCAATTGGGTGTGATTGGGGCTCTGTTCTTGTCGGTGGCATCCTCTGTCTCCATTGTTATCTGCAACAAGGCTTTGATGACCAATCTTGCCTTTCCCTTTg CAACAACACTTACAAGTTGGCATTTAATGGTAACTTATTGCACGCTACATGTTGCCCATCGCCTCAAATTCTTCGATAATAAACCAATCGACATGAAGACCGTCGTACTGTTCGGAGTTCTAAACGGAATCTCCATCGGCTTTCTTAATCTCAGTTTGGGCTTCAATTCAATTGGCTTCTATCAG ATGACTAAGCTTGCCATCATCCCTTTCACTGTTCTCTTAGAAACCATTTTCTTCAAGAAACAATTCAG CCAGAAAATCAAACTATCACTCTTCCTCTTGCTGGTTGGAGTTGCCATTGCTTCTGTTACAGATTTGCAGCTCAATTTTGTGGGAACGGTTCTTTCTCTTCTCGCCATTGCGACAACTTGCGTTGGTCAAATT CTCACAAACACAATACAAAAGAGGCTTAATGTGTCGTCAACGCAGCTGCTTTATCAGTCGGCCCCATTTCAAGCCGCCATTTTGTTCGTCTCGGGTCCTCCTGTCGATAAGTTTCTCACCAATCAGAATGTCTTTGCTTACACATATTCTCCCATTGTCTtg GGGTTCATAATAATGTCGTGCTTGATCGCGGTGTCGGTGAACTTCAGTACATTCTTGGTCATCGGAAAGACATCCCCGGTGACTTACCAGGTGTTGGGACACCTTAAAACTTGTTTGGTTCTTGGATTTGGGTATACTCTGCTTCATGATCCCTTCACGTCCAGAAACATAGTTGGAATTCTGATAGCGGTTTTGGGTATGGTTTTGTATTCTTACTTTTGCACACAAGATAATCAAAAGATCAAGAAGCAACTTCCCGACCTCTCACCACCTAATAATCAGAACAAGGTGGATAAAGAAGATGAGCCATTTTTGGTGGGGGGAGGACAAGATCAAGAAAGCCATGAGGTTAAGAAATTACAAACTAAGGATTCACTTGTTTGA